The DNA segment CGCCGACATCCCCCAGGTCGCGAACGCTGTCGCCTTCCCCCTGCTCCTGGCCGCGATCGCGGTGTCCCTGATGGAAGTACGGGCCGAGAGGAGCCGGCGCACACCAACGGTGACGCAGTAGAAAAACCCCACCCTTCGGGTACCCCGCGCCCCTGAGCTGCCCCGGCTGGCCTTCCCTAACCAGCCGGGGTCTCGCTTGGTTAGAGCTTCTCAGCCGATGATGGCGACAGGGGCGTCCCAGGCGTTGCGGTCGACTGTGATGGTGTAACCGCCCCGCGTTTCCTTGCTATTTACCATGTACTGGTGGCCGCGACTGTGGTTGGTGTACTGAGCGGGGTTCCACGGCCAGTCGGTGGTGGTCGTGTTCTTTTTGTCCCACAGTGCGTACCAGAGGTTGCCTGGCAGGTCCGTCTTGTTCGGGGCGGTGGCGATAGCCTTGGCACTGGAGCTGCTGAAGCCGTAGAGGCCGCCACGGTAGGTTGCGTTCCGCAGCGTCTTGGTGAAGGAGCGCACGTAGGTCAGAGTGGCGTCGTTGCACGCCTTGTCGGTGATGTCGTACGACTCCATGTTCAGGTAGATCGGGCTGCCGGCTTTCATCCCGAGGGCTGATGCCTTGGCCACCGCGTCCTTCGCGTTACTCGCACCGACGGAGGCCGCCGTGGAAGCGGTGAATCTTTCCGGGTTTGCGCTCTTCTGGCAGGGCGGCTGCGCGCCGACGTAGAGCGGAATGAGCTTCCAGCCGGTGGAGTTGACCGACTTCGCCCATGACTTGGTCAGGTTGGGCTGAGCGCAGCCACGGTTCTTGCCGCCGATGTAGACAGCGGCGGCGCCATAAAACTTCGTGTTCCACGCTTTCATCGCCGCGAGCGAGGGCGCAGTGCACGTATCGAACGCTCGACCGGTGTACGTCTTCTGTGCGGGCCAAACGGTGGCCGCCATGGACGTCTGCGCTGCGATCCCGGCACCCGCAGCGACGGCGACCCCCGCCGTCGCCCAGGCGATGTAGCGGCTCTTTTTGGACAGCCGATGACTGGACAATCCCCACCCCATTCGTATGGCAGCCTATGGCCGCCGTGAATCCGACGCGCCCGCAGAGGACAGCTTGCGCTACCCCGCAACTCGACCGCAGTACGGGTGCAGCGTCTGCGTAGTGGCGCGCCCTCCGCTTCGGATGCCCGAAGCGGATCGCAGAATAGCCGACGTCCGTGTCGTGAAGGTGAGCAGCTTCGCGTGGGCTCGGTTGGCGGCTGCACCAACGCTGACGCCGGTCCGTGTGCAAGCCGACAGCCTTGATTCCGATAAGTGACTTGCCTAATGAACTGCCGGGCACTGCGGGCGGAGGGAATCTGAACTCACCGACCTACAACTTCCTGGCTGCCCTGCCGGCCGATCCCGACGCTCTGCTGAAGCGGATCCGCGACGACGCCGAGGAGAATCACGGTGCCGGTTCCGACTCCACGACGGGACCGGACCAGGAAGCCTTCGTCACGATCGGCGACCTTCTGCGCAATGGAGCGACTCC comes from the Streptomyces sp. KMM 9044 genome and includes:
- a CDS encoding glycoside hydrolase domain-containing protein, producing MSSHRLSKKSRYIAWATAGVAVAAGAGIAAQTSMAATVWPAQKTYTGRAFDTCTAPSLAAMKAWNTKFYGAAAVYIGGKNRGCAQPNLTKSWAKSVNSTGWKLIPLYVGAQPPCQKSANPERFTASTAASVGASNAKDAVAKASALGMKAGSPIYLNMESYDITDKACNDATLTYVRSFTKTLRNATYRGGLYGFSSSSAKAIATAPNKTDLPGNLWYALWDKKNTTTTDWPWNPAQYTNHSRGHQYMVNSKETRGGYTITVDRNAWDAPVAIIG